The following coding sequences are from one uncultured Bacteroides sp. window:
- a CDS encoding polyprenyl synthetase family protein codes for MDVLSIIKIPISDELVDFKDLFDDSMSSSNPLLNSVIEHLRQRNGKMMRPILLLLVAKLYGKITKSTLHSAVSLELLHTASLVHDDVVDESTERRGQLSVNAVFNNKVAVLTGDYLLATCLVQAGKTMDHGIIEVISRLGQDLSEGELLQLSNVSNPVLSEDVYFDVIRKKTAALFATCTKAAALSAGASDVNVEYARLLGEYIGICFQIKDDIFDYFDSKEIGKPTGNDMLEGKLTLPVLYALNHVHNEEAVELAVKVKDGTATADDIALLIDFAKQSGGIEHAKEVMAEYRKKALDLLIQLPESAVKSSLITYLDYVVERDK; via the coding sequence ATGGATGTCCTGTCTATTATAAAGATCCCCATTAGCGATGAACTGGTAGATTTTAAAGATCTATTTGATGATTCAATGTCTAGTTCTAACCCTTTACTTAATAGTGTAATTGAACACCTTAGGCAAAGGAATGGAAAGATGATGCGTCCTATTTTATTGCTGCTTGTTGCTAAGTTGTATGGAAAAATAACCAAATCAACTTTGCATTCGGCTGTTTCATTGGAGCTTCTTCATACGGCAAGTTTAGTTCATGATGATGTAGTTGATGAAAGTACTGAGCGCCGTGGTCAATTATCTGTTAATGCTGTTTTTAATAATAAAGTTGCCGTTCTTACCGGAGATTATTTATTGGCTACATGTTTGGTACAAGCAGGGAAGACAATGGATCACGGTATTATCGAGGTAATATCAAGGCTTGGACAAGATCTTTCTGAAGGAGAACTTTTACAGCTTTCTAATGTCAGCAATCCAGTTCTTTCTGAAGATGTTTATTTTGATGTTATTCGTAAGAAGACAGCTGCATTATTTGCTACGTGCACTAAAGCCGCCGCTTTGTCTGCTGGAGCATCAGATGTTAACGTAGAATATGCCCGTCTTTTAGGTGAATATATAGGTATTTGTTTTCAAATTAAAGATGATATCTTTGATTATTTTGATAGCAAAGAGATAGGAAAGCCTACGGGGAATGATATGCTTGAGGGTAAATTGACCCTTCCTGTTCTTTATGCTTTAAATCATGTTCATAATGAAGAAGCTGTTGAGCTAGCCGTAAAAGTTAAAGATGGTACAGCTACGGCGGATGATATAGCCCTCCTTATTGATTTTGCAAAGCAGAGTGGGGGAATTGAACATGCTAAAGAGGTGATGGCTGAATACAGGAAAAAAGCATTAGATCTATTAATTCAATTACCAGAATCTGCGGTGAAATCATCGCTGATTACTTATCTTGACTATGTCGTTGAACGGGATAAATAA
- the deoC gene encoding deoxyribose-phosphate aldolase translates to MENNEATQNKYDATLAKYNTNLKDEDIKEQIANLIEKKVQDNNTEEVKKLLFNCIDLTTLNNTDSDESVMRFTEKVNKFDEEFAELNNVAAICVYPNFAQVVKDTLEIENVKIACVSAGFPSSQTFIEVKIAETAMAIMEGADEIDIVISVGKFLSGDYETMCEEIQELKEACKDKHLKVILETGALGNASNIKKASLLSMYAGADFIKTSTGKQQPAATPEAALVMCQAIKEYYDLTGNKIGFKPAGGINDVNDALIYYTIVKEILGEEWLNNNLFRLGTSRLANILLSEIKGEEIKFF, encoded by the coding sequence ATGGAAAATAATGAAGCTACTCAAAACAAGTATGATGCTACATTAGCTAAATACAACACAAATCTAAAAGATGAGGATATAAAAGAGCAAATAGCCAATCTTATAGAGAAAAAAGTTCAAGATAATAATACTGAAGAAGTAAAGAAACTACTCTTCAACTGTATTGACTTAACAACATTGAATAACACTGATAGCGATGAGAGTGTTATGAGGTTTACGGAAAAAGTCAACAAATTCGATGAAGAATTTGCAGAATTAAATAATGTGGCGGCAATTTGTGTATATCCCAATTTTGCGCAAGTTGTAAAAGATACTTTAGAAATTGAAAACGTTAAAATAGCCTGTGTATCTGCCGGATTCCCCTCCTCACAAACTTTTATAGAGGTTAAAATAGCTGAGACTGCTATGGCAATCATGGAAGGAGCTGATGAAATAGATATTGTAATTTCAGTAGGTAAATTTTTAAGTGGAGACTATGAAACAATGTGTGAAGAAATACAAGAACTTAAAGAAGCTTGCAAGGATAAGCATTTGAAAGTAATCCTTGAAACCGGTGCTCTGGGTAACGCTTCGAACATAAAAAAGGCCTCTCTTTTATCCATGTATGCAGGTGCCGACTTTATAAAAACCTCTACAGGAAAACAACAACCTGCAGCCACTCCTGAAGCTGCTTTAGTAATGTGTCAGGCTATAAAAGAGTATTATGATCTCACTGGAAATAAAATAGGTTTCAAACCAGCTGGAGGAATTAATGACGTGAATGATGCTCTTATATACTACACAATAGTGAAGGAAATATTGGGTGAAGAATGGCTAAACAATAATCTCTTCCGATTGGGAACAAGTAGATTAGCTAATATTTTACTTTCAGAAATTAAAGGAGAAGAAATTAAATTCTTCTAA
- a CDS encoding nucleotide pyrophosphohydrolase: protein MTLEEAQKKVDEWIKTYGVRYFSELTNMAILTEEVGELAKVMARKYGEQSFKEGEKENIADELTDVLWVLLCIANQTGVDLTKEFTRNLEKKTKRDNKRHINNPKLNDDGK from the coding sequence ATGACATTAGAGGAAGCTCAAAAAAAAGTAGACGAATGGATAAAGACCTATGGGGTACGCTATTTCAGCGAACTCACAAACATGGCTATCCTAACGGAAGAAGTTGGAGAACTAGCTAAAGTTATGGCTCGGAAATATGGAGAACAGTCTTTTAAAGAAGGCGAAAAAGAAAATATTGCCGATGAATTAACTGACGTTCTATGGGTATTGCTTTGCATTGCAAACCAAACCGGAGTAGATCTAACTAAAGAATTTACTCGAAATCTTGAAAAGAAAACAAAAAGAGATAATAAAAGACATATAAACAACCCCAAATTAAACGATGATGGAAAATAA
- the dtd gene encoding D-aminoacyl-tRNA deacylase has translation MRVVIQRVTHASVTIEKKCKSAIEKGLLVFIGIEEKDGTEDIEWLCKKIANIRIFDDEYGVMNKSILDIDGNILVISQFTLHASTKKGNRPSYIKAAKHDISIPLYKEFCEKLSVTIGKEIGTGEFGADMKVELLNDGPVTICMDTKNKE, from the coding sequence ATGAGAGTAGTCATACAGCGAGTTACGCATGCTTCGGTTACCATAGAAAAGAAATGCAAATCAGCCATAGAAAAAGGATTGTTAGTATTCATAGGTATTGAAGAAAAAGACGGAACAGAAGACATAGAATGGCTATGTAAGAAAATAGCAAATATTCGTATCTTTGATGACGAATATGGAGTTATGAACAAGTCAATTTTAGATATAGATGGAAATATATTGGTTATTAGTCAATTTACGCTCCATGCTTCAACAAAAAAAGGGAATAGGCCCTCTTATATAAAAGCTGCAAAACATGACATATCCATCCCACTATACAAGGAATTTTGCGAAAAACTTTCAGTAACAATCGGCAAAGAAATAGGTACAGGAGAGTTTGGTGCCGATATGAAAGTAGAATTACTAAACGACGGTCCGGTAACTATCTGTATGGATACTAAAAACAAAGAATAA
- the uvrC gene encoding excinuclease ABC subunit UvrC, which yields MENQELNTNEYLKSIVLNLPEGPGIYQYLNTEGVIIYVGKAKNLKRRVYSYFSKEHQPGKTRVLVSKIADIRYIVVNSEEDALLLENNLIKKYKPRYNVLLKDDKTYPSICIQNEYFPRVFKTRKIIRNGSSYYGPYSHVPSMYALLDLIKHLYPIRTCHLNLSPENIRAGKFNVCLEYHIKNCAGPCIGLQSHDSYMKNIQEIKEILKGNTQEISRMLLQQMQELAVEMKFEEAQEVKKRYELIENYRAKSEVVSAILHNIDVFSIEEDGTKSAFINYLHITNGAINQAFTFEYRKKLNETKEELLSLGIIEMRERYKSLSKEIIVPFNIEMDLNDITFTVPQRGDKKKLLDLSLLNVKQYKADRMKQAEKLNPEQRSMRLMKEIQEELHLDNLPMHIECFDNSNIQGTDPVAACVVFKKAKPSKNDYRKYNIKTVVGSDDYASMKEVVKRRYQRLKEEEKSLPDLIITDGGKGQMGAVKQALEEIEVEIPIAGLAKDKKHRTSELLFGFPPQTIGLKQGSPLFRIMEQIQDEVHRFAITFHRDKRSKRQVSSALDEIKGIGEKTKTSLLKEFKSLKRIQEASQEELSKVIGESKSKIVTDYFKERNKTKE from the coding sequence ATGGAAAACCAGGAATTAAATACAAATGAATACCTAAAAAGCATAGTACTCAATTTGCCTGAGGGACCTGGCATTTACCAATACCTAAATACAGAAGGGGTGATTATTTATGTAGGAAAAGCTAAAAACCTAAAGAGAAGAGTATACTCTTATTTTAGCAAAGAGCACCAACCTGGAAAAACAAGAGTATTAGTTAGTAAAATAGCTGATATCAGATACATTGTCGTTAACTCGGAAGAAGATGCCCTATTATTAGAAAATAATCTAATAAAGAAGTATAAACCTCGCTATAATGTATTGCTTAAAGATGATAAGACCTACCCATCTATCTGCATACAAAATGAATACTTTCCACGAGTTTTCAAAACCAGAAAGATTATCCGCAACGGATCTTCTTATTATGGACCTTACAGCCACGTGCCTTCAATGTATGCTTTATTAGATCTAATAAAGCATTTATATCCTATCCGTACTTGCCATCTAAACCTCAGCCCTGAAAACATACGTGCCGGAAAGTTCAATGTATGCTTGGAATATCATATAAAAAACTGCGCAGGTCCTTGTATTGGATTGCAATCGCATGACAGCTACATGAAAAATATTCAGGAAATAAAAGAAATACTAAAAGGAAATACGCAAGAAATTAGCAGGATGCTACTTCAACAGATGCAAGAATTAGCAGTTGAAATGAAATTTGAAGAAGCTCAAGAGGTCAAAAAGAGATATGAACTGATAGAAAATTATCGTGCAAAATCAGAAGTAGTCAGTGCAATACTTCATAATATAGACGTATTTTCTATCGAGGAAGATGGCACAAAATCTGCATTTATTAATTATCTTCACATAACAAACGGCGCCATCAATCAAGCTTTTACATTTGAATATAGAAAAAAGCTAAATGAAACAAAAGAAGAATTGCTTTCTCTAGGAATAATAGAAATGAGAGAAAGATATAAAAGTCTATCGAAAGAAATAATAGTCCCTTTCAACATAGAAATGGACTTAAACGACATAACCTTCACAGTGCCACAAAGAGGTGATAAGAAGAAACTACTCGATTTATCACTGCTCAATGTTAAGCAATACAAAGCAGACCGCATGAAGCAAGCAGAAAAGCTCAACCCAGAGCAAAGAAGCATGCGCTTAATGAAAGAAATACAGGAAGAGCTACATCTTGACAACCTTCCTATGCACATAGAATGCTTTGACAATTCTAACATCCAAGGAACAGATCCGGTCGCAGCATGTGTTGTTTTCAAAAAAGCCAAACCATCTAAAAACGACTATAGAAAATACAACATTAAGACTGTTGTAGGATCCGACGACTATGCTTCCATGAAGGAAGTCGTAAAAAGGCGTTATCAGCGTCTTAAAGAAGAGGAAAAGTCCCTACCCGACCTCATTATCACCGACGGAGGAAAAGGGCAAATGGGAGCTGTAAAACAGGCATTAGAGGAAATCGAAGTAGAGATACCCATAGCAGGATTGGCAAAGGATAAAAAGCATCGCACTTCAGAGTTATTATTTGGGTTCCCTCCTCAAACTATTGGACTAAAACAAGGAAGTCCCTTATTCAGAATAATGGAACAAATTCAAGATGAAGTGCATCGCTTTGCTATCACTTTCCATAGAGATAAACGCAGCAAGAGACAAGTATCTTCTGCCCTTGACGAGATAAAAGGTATCGGCGAGAAAACAAAAACAAGCCTACTCAAAGAATTTAAAAGCTTAAAACGCATACAAGAAGCATCACAAGAAGAACTCTCTAAAGTCATTGGCGAATCAAAATCTAAAATAGTAACAGATTATTTTAAAGAACGCAATAAAACAAAGGAATAA
- a CDS encoding adenine phosphoribosyltransferase, producing the protein MSKEKLIKSIRNIPDFPIPGIQFKDVTTLFKDAECLQLLSDLMYDMYKDKGITKVIGIESRGFIMGPILATRLGAGFIPIRKPGKLPAETIEESYDKEYGKDTVQIHKDALNENDVVLLHDDLLATGGTMKASCDLVKRLSPKKIYVNFIIELKELKGKSLFDKDIEVESVLSL; encoded by the coding sequence ATGAGCAAAGAAAAGCTTATCAAAAGCATTAGAAACATTCCAGACTTTCCTATTCCTGGAATCCAATTTAAAGATGTAACAACTCTATTTAAAGATGCGGAATGTCTGCAACTCCTTTCGGATTTAATGTACGACATGTACAAAGACAAAGGAATAACAAAAGTTATCGGAATTGAATCTAGAGGATTCATTATGGGGCCAATACTAGCAACGCGACTAGGTGCAGGCTTTATACCTATCCGCAAACCAGGAAAGCTTCCTGCAGAAACGATAGAAGAAAGCTACGACAAAGAATATGGCAAAGACACTGTGCAAATACACAAAGATGCACTCAACGAAAATGACGTTGTATTGCTTCATGATGATTTGCTAGCAACAGGAGGCACAATGAAAGCTTCTTGTGATTTAGTAAAAAGATTAAGCCCTAAAAAAATATACGTAAACTTCATTATCGAACTAAAGGAACTGAAAGGAAAATCTTTATTTGATAAAGACATAGAAGTCGAATCTGTGTTAAGTTTATAA
- the mnmG gene encoding tRNA uridine-5-carboxymethylaminomethyl(34) synthesis enzyme MnmG translates to MEFKYDVIVIGAGHAGCEAAVAAANLGSKTCLITMDMNKVAQMSCNPAVGGIAKGQIVREIDALGGCMGLITDTTAIQFRILNRSKGPAMWSPRAQCDRNKFIWAWRDVLENTQNLSIWQDTVKEIIVENGEIVGLVTFWDVTFYAKSVVITTGTFLNGLMHVGKTQLPGGRMAEPPSLQLTESIVKHGIRSGRMKTGTPVRIDGRSVDFSQMSIQDGENDFHKFSFMNTSVRHLKQLQCWTCYTNAEVHNVLREGLAQSPLFNGQIQSIGPRYCPSIETKIVTFPDKEQHQLFLEPEGETTQELYLNGFSSSLPLDIQIAALKKIPAFKNLEIYRPGYAIEYDFFDPTQLKHSLESKIIKNLFFAGQVNGTTGYEEAAGQGLIAGINAHINCNGGEPFTLARDEAYIGVLIDDLVTKGVDEPYRMFTSRAEYRILLRMDDADMRLTEKAWKLGLAKEERYLLMKKKREIIDDIIDFAKNYSIKPVLINDALEKLETTPLRHGCKLIDLINRPQITIKNIAEHIPAFNKIIDEIDDSRKEEIIEAAEIQIKYQGYIERERMIANKLSRLESIRIRGKFDYDNIQSLSTEARQKLIKIDPETIAQASRIPGVSPSDINVLLVLSGR, encoded by the coding sequence ATGGAATTTAAATATGATGTGATTGTGATAGGCGCAGGACATGCCGGCTGTGAAGCTGCCGTTGCCGCTGCTAACTTAGGTTCAAAAACCTGCCTTATCACTATGGATATGAATAAGGTTGCTCAAATGAGCTGCAACCCAGCCGTAGGAGGAATCGCAAAAGGGCAAATCGTTCGAGAAATAGATGCTCTTGGAGGGTGTATGGGCTTAATAACCGATACAACAGCTATCCAGTTCCGTATCCTTAATCGATCTAAAGGGCCTGCAATGTGGAGTCCTAGAGCACAGTGTGACCGTAATAAATTTATATGGGCATGGAGAGATGTTTTGGAAAATACTCAAAATCTGAGTATCTGGCAAGATACAGTGAAAGAGATTATCGTTGAAAATGGAGAAATTGTTGGACTAGTAACATTCTGGGACGTCACTTTCTACGCTAAATCAGTTGTAATCACAACTGGAACTTTTCTAAATGGACTGATGCACGTGGGGAAAACCCAACTTCCAGGCGGAAGAATGGCCGAACCACCTTCATTGCAACTAACAGAATCAATCGTGAAACACGGGATTAGGTCTGGCCGAATGAAAACAGGAACTCCGGTAAGAATTGACGGTAGAAGCGTTGATTTTAGCCAAATGTCCATTCAAGATGGAGAAAACGACTTCCACAAGTTTTCATTCATGAATACAAGTGTTCGGCATCTTAAACAGTTGCAGTGCTGGACATGCTATACTAACGCAGAAGTACATAATGTGCTCCGAGAAGGATTAGCGCAATCTCCTCTTTTCAACGGACAAATACAAAGTATAGGTCCACGATATTGCCCTAGTATAGAGACTAAAATAGTGACTTTTCCTGATAAGGAACAACACCAATTATTTCTTGAACCCGAAGGAGAAACAACCCAAGAACTTTATCTTAATGGTTTTTCTTCTTCACTCCCACTTGACATTCAAATTGCGGCATTAAAAAAAATACCTGCTTTTAAGAATCTAGAAATATACCGTCCGGGATATGCTATCGAATATGATTTTTTTGATCCAACTCAATTAAAACATTCGTTGGAATCGAAAATAATTAAGAATCTATTTTTTGCCGGACAAGTGAACGGTACTACCGGATACGAAGAAGCTGCAGGTCAAGGATTAATAGCCGGAATTAATGCACATATAAATTGCAACGGAGGAGAGCCTTTTACACTAGCAAGAGATGAAGCCTATATCGGTGTATTAATCGATGATCTTGTTACTAAAGGAGTAGATGAACCTTATCGTATGTTTACTTCTAGAGCAGAATATCGTATACTACTTCGAATGGACGATGCAGACATGAGGTTAACAGAAAAAGCATGGAAACTAGGATTGGCAAAAGAAGAAAGATATCTCCTTATGAAAAAGAAACGGGAAATAATTGATGATATCATAGACTTTGCTAAAAATTATTCGATCAAGCCAGTGCTTATTAACGACGCTCTTGAAAAATTAGAGACCACTCCATTAAGACATGGTTGCAAACTAATTGATTTGATTAATCGTCCGCAAATAACAATTAAAAATATAGCAGAACATATACCTGCTTTCAATAAAATCATCGATGAAATAGATGATAGTAGAAAAGAAGAAATTATAGAGGCTGCCGAAATTCAGATAAAATATCAAGGATATATAGAGCGTGAACGTATGATAGCGAACAAATTGTCACGACTAGAAAGTATTAGAATCAGAGGTAAATTTGACTACGACAACATACAATCTCTTTCAACTGAAGCACGACAAAAACTTATAAAGATTGATCCTGAAACAATAGCGCAAGCAAGCAGAATACCGGGAGTTTCTCCCAGTGATATCAACGTACTATTGGTTCTATCAGGACGATAG
- a CDS encoding tetratricopeptide repeat protein, which translates to MRLGVKYLLGGCFLCYMLVSCVSEHHSNQLLGSVDSMLSSDPHGALHLLKTVNRSSLSSEEDFAYYALLMVQATDKSELKLLPCDSLVDVALRYYDKGINRAKALFYKGRILSDMGLSKDAIGYYFKALPECGTDYTGVRLKGMIHEDLGDIYFDQNLYQEALRHLNTALRYYSSIQDKKAMVYVLNFIGTVHIMENRKPEAQRVYQKALQISLQIGDSVSISNSFDGLNIFYDNFGEPDRALNNVYRALSYVPAGKDSSNLFFSIGSLYLEKDNIDSAEYYLTKVFYCDNIKRKAAAYDCLSVLEEKRSDYKKAFLYLNKYSEIIDSLFVSDKSSQIEKLGYKYETEARIAKHKAKTVELIILIVSLFTIAILVLILVMQQINRRRKIAKLIYEQQIQKVNTEIDHLQDRIKDNEALIIRFREKQREYESEIERKQEEIEEMASQKHALRKNLFYQTSIYSEIKLLAAQDSSDKQHINVLPSSSRKLLEDTIFALYAEYVTDLSTKYSFLTKDDLFFLCLEKAELSTFVIALCFGYADTKSINQRRYRIRLKMA; encoded by the coding sequence ATGAGACTTGGTGTGAAGTATCTTTTAGGGGGTTGTTTTTTGTGTTATATGCTTGTTTCTTGCGTGAGCGAGCATCACTCAAATCAACTACTAGGCAGTGTTGATTCTATGCTTTCTAGTGATCCGCATGGAGCTTTGCACCTTCTTAAAACAGTAAATCGATCTTCTTTGTCTTCAGAAGAGGATTTTGCTTATTATGCTTTATTGATGGTTCAGGCGACCGACAAGAGCGAACTTAAACTGCTTCCTTGCGATTCATTGGTAGATGTGGCACTTCGTTATTATGATAAAGGAATAAATAGGGCTAAGGCTTTGTTTTATAAAGGGCGTATTTTATCAGATATGGGCTTGTCAAAGGATGCAATAGGATACTACTTTAAGGCATTGCCAGAGTGTGGTACGGATTATACTGGGGTTCGATTGAAAGGTATGATACATGAAGATTTGGGGGATATCTATTTCGACCAAAATTTATATCAAGAAGCCTTAAGGCACCTTAATACTGCCTTGAGATATTACTCTTCTATTCAGGATAAAAAGGCTATGGTATATGTTTTAAATTTTATTGGAACTGTCCATATTATGGAGAATAGAAAGCCTGAAGCACAGCGTGTATATCAAAAGGCGTTGCAAATTTCTTTACAAATAGGAGACTCAGTTTCGATCAGTAACTCATTCGATGGCTTAAATATATTCTACGATAATTTTGGTGAACCAGATAGAGCTTTGAATAATGTTTATAGGGCTTTGAGCTATGTGCCTGCAGGCAAAGATAGTTCTAATCTCTTTTTTTCTATTGGAAGTTTATATTTGGAAAAAGATAATATAGATTCTGCTGAATATTATTTGACTAAAGTCTTTTATTGTGATAACATAAAAAGGAAAGCTGCCGCTTATGATTGTTTGTCTGTTCTAGAAGAAAAACGAAGTGATTATAAAAAAGCTTTTTTATATCTTAATAAATATTCTGAGATCATAGATTCATTGTTCGTTAGTGATAAATCGTCCCAAATAGAAAAACTCGGTTATAAATATGAAACAGAGGCAAGGATAGCAAAACATAAAGCAAAGACGGTAGAGCTTATTATTCTCATTGTATCGTTATTTACCATTGCGATCCTTGTTCTAATTTTGGTTATGCAACAGATTAATAGGCGGAGAAAAATTGCTAAGCTTATTTATGAACAGCAAATTCAGAAAGTTAATACTGAAATAGACCATTTACAAGACCGCATTAAAGACAATGAAGCTTTAATTATTCGCTTTCGCGAAAAACAACGCGAGTATGAATCTGAGATAGAACGCAAGCAAGAAGAAATAGAAGAGATGGCCTCTCAAAAGCATGCACTAAGAAAGAATCTTTTTTATCAAACAAGTATTTACTCTGAAATAAAACTACTGGCTGCTCAAGATAGCTCTGATAAGCAGCATATTAATGTTTTGCCTTCTTCATCGCGCAAGTTACTAGAAGATACTATTTTTGCTCTTTATGCTGAATATGTAACTGATTTATCTACTAAATACTCTTTTTTGACAAAAGATGACTTATTTTTTCTTTGCCTTGAAAAGGCAGAGTTGAGTACTTTTGTAATAGCTCTCTGTTTTGGCTATGCTGATACCAAATCTATCAATCAAAGGCGTTATCGGATTAGATTAAAAATGGCTTAA
- a CDS encoding glycosyltransferase family 9 protein, with product MALYKKINIFRRFILQNLTKGIGHCDKICLITLSDKTNPKRILIIRPNHRLGNQLLTTPIIQEVIELFPNCKIDLLAKGNIASIVFNNYTNIEKIISLPRKPFKELFQYLLCWINIRRQRYDIVINVVNSSSSGRLLTRLSNAKCKCYSNEENDSMTKNTDYQHIAKAPVYSLRSYLSKVGITTSKELPSLDLRLSPKEISEGKRILDTLISNKDNKTICLFTYATGEKCYSKEWWLNFYAILKAQYPHFNIIEVLPMENVSQIAFKEPSFYSKDIREIGAVIANTDIFIGADSGIMHLASSVKTPTIGLFSITNLAKYAPYNNKNKGLNTNNLSINELVSEIDSVLAAY from the coding sequence ATGGCTTTGTATAAAAAAATAAATATTTTTCGGAGATTTATCTTACAAAATTTGACTAAAGGTATTGGTCATTGTGACAAGATTTGCCTTATAACTTTATCCGATAAGACAAATCCTAAGAGAATACTAATAATCAGACCCAATCATAGATTAGGCAACCAGTTACTTACAACTCCAATTATTCAGGAGGTTATAGAGCTGTTTCCTAATTGCAAAATAGATTTGTTAGCCAAAGGGAATATAGCCTCTATTGTATTCAATAATTATACAAATATAGAAAAAATAATATCATTACCTCGAAAACCTTTCAAAGAGCTGTTTCAATATTTGCTGTGCTGGATAAATATAAGGAGACAACGCTATGATATTGTGATAAATGTCGTTAATAGTTCATCTTCAGGTCGACTCCTGACTAGATTATCCAATGCAAAATGCAAATGCTATAGTAATGAAGAAAATGATTCTATGACAAAGAACACAGATTACCAGCATATAGCTAAAGCGCCGGTTTATAGTTTACGCTCTTACTTATCCAAAGTCGGAATTACCACTAGTAAAGAGCTTCCATCATTAGACCTCCGACTCTCTCCAAAGGAAATATCTGAAGGAAAGAGAATACTCGACACGCTTATTAGTAATAAAGACAACAAAACAATTTGCTTATTTACATACGCAACTGGAGAAAAATGTTATTCCAAAGAATGGTGGTTAAACTTCTACGCAATTTTAAAAGCTCAATACCCTCATTTTAATATAATTGAAGTACTTCCTATGGAGAATGTATCTCAAATAGCATTTAAAGAACCTAGTTTTTACAGCAAAGACATAAGAGAGATTGGTGCAGTTATTGCTAATACGGATATTTTTATAGGAGCAGATAGTGGAATCATGCACTTAGCTAGCTCAGTAAAAACGCCTACTATCGGCTTGTTCTCTATTACCAATTTGGCTAAATATGCTCCATATAATAATAAAAATAAGGGTTTAAACACCAATAACCTTTCTATCAATGAATTGGTTAGTGAAATAGACAGCGTACTTGCTGCCTATTAA